The nucleotide window ATCGCCTCCTCGTCGAGCGCGAGCAGATCGCGCCCGGACAGGCGGACCGAGCCCTCGATGCGGCTCGAGCCTTCCTGCAGCAGCCGCATGATCGACAGCGCGGTGACCGACTTGCCGGAGCCGGACTCGCCGACGATGGCGACGGTCTCGCCGGTGTCGATGGTGAAGCCGAGATCGCGCACCACCGGCACGAAGGCGCCGTCGGTGCGGAAGGAGGTGGTGAGGCCTTCGACCTTGAGAACGGGCTCGGTCATTGTTCCCCCTTCAGTCGCGGATCGACCGCATCGCGCAGGCCGTCGCCCAAGAGGTTGAGAGAGAAGACGACGACGAGGATCGCCAGCGAGGGGAAGAGGGCCAGCCAGAAGCTGTCGAGAATGTTCTCGAAGCCCTCGCGGATCATGCCGCCCCAGGTGGCCGTCGGCGGATTGACGCCGAGGCCGATGAAGGCGAGCGAAGCCTCGACGCGGATGGCGGTGGCGAGCCACAGCGAGCCCATCACCAGCACTTCCGGCGCGATGTTCGGCAGGATGTGGCGGAACATCAGCCGCATGTGCGAGTAGCCGAGCGCGTGGCCGGCCTCGATGAACTCGCGGTTCTTGACCGCGATCGTCGGCGCCCTGGCGATGCGCGCGAACGGCGGGATCGCGGTGAGCGCGATGGCGATCACGAGATTGGCGACCGACGGACCGAGCATGGCGACGACGATCAGGCCGAGGATCAGCGAGGGGAAGGCCAGCAGCACGTCCATCACCTGCATGGTGAGCAGGTCGGTACGGCCGCCGAAATAGCCGGCGACCATGCCGATCAAGGTGCCGATGATCATCGCCGAGCCGATGGCGAGCAGGCCGATGGTCAGCGAGATGCGGGCGCCCCACAGGATGCGCGAGAGCGTGTCGCGGCCATAGTAGTCGGTGCCGAACCAATGCGCCTCCGACGGCGGCTTGAGGCGGTAGAGGATGTTCTGCTGCAGGGGATCGTAAGGGGCGATGACCGGTGCCAGGATCGCCAGGAGGGCGACGATCAGGAACACGGCAAGGCCGACCCACGAGGTCTTGTTGGCGTTGAAGGCGTTGAACAGACCCGAAAGCACCGTCGCCAGCGCGAGGCGGTAATAGGTCATGCGCGACGGGCGTTGGCCGGTCGCGGCGGTCGGCTGGGTCGTCATGAGTATTTGATCCTCGGGTCGATCAGGCCGTAGGTCAGGTCGGTGATCAGGTTCACCAGCACGACGATCAGCGTGTAGATGACCATCATGCCCTGCAGCATCGTGTAGTCGCGCTGGTTGAGCGCGCCGACGATCAGCTTGCCGAGACCGGGGCGGTTGAAGACGATCTCGGTCAGCACCGAATTGCCGATCAGGATGCCGAGATAGAGGCCGACGACGGTCACCACCGGGATCAGGGCGTTGCGCAGGCAGTGCCGCCAGACGATGATCGCGAAGGCGAGGCCCTTGGCCCTGGCCGTGCGCACATAGTCCTGGTTCAGCACCTCCAGCATCGCCGAGCGGGTGACGCGGGTGATGTAGGCGGCCATGATCAGCCCGAGATTGATCGCCGGCAGGGCGAGATCCCGCGCCCGGTCGGCAAGGCCGCTGCCCTGGCCCGAGCTGATCACCGGGAACCAGCGCAGGTGGATCGAGAAGAACAAGAGCAGCAGCACCGCCGAGACGAAGGCCGGGAACGACAGGCCGAGCAGCGAGCCGATGCGGGCGAGATAGTCCGGCAGCTTGTTGCGGCGCACCGCCGACCACACGCCGATGGGCACGCCGACGACGATGCCGAGGATCAGCGAGGCGACGGTGAGCTCGATGGTCGCGGGAAGGACCTTGAGGATCTCCTCGATCACGGGCCGGCCCGAGACCATGGAGACGCCCCAGTCGCCCACCACGACGCCGCCGAGAAAGACGAAATACTGCTGGTAGAGCGGGACATCGAGGCCGAGGCGGATGCGCAGGGCCTCCAGCGCCGACTGGCTGGCCTGGTCGCCCAGGATCGCCAGCGCCGGATCGCCCGGCAGCACGCGGACGATGAAGAAGACGATGGTCAGCACGGCGAAAAGCGTGATCGCCGCGAAACCAAGCCGCTTGAGAACGAATGCGGTCATGTAAGGCGAGCCTCCGTCGCCCACGGGCAGGGACGCGCTGGCGCGCGCCCGCCGTGGCGGATGAGATCGCTTGCCGCCGCCGGGCAAGATGCGCCCGGCGGAAGAAGCGTCGTCACTTGCCGGACCGGCCTTGCGGCCCTCCGGTGCGGAGCTTACGCGCTTCTCACTGCGAGAAGGACGCGGCTTCGGTGACGGGCGGGCTGAGGTTCAGCGATCCGTTCACCTCGACGCCGAGGTCGAGCGTGTCCTTCCAGGCCCACAGCTGCATGCTCTGCACGATCGGCACGGCGCAGACTTCCGCCATGATCTTGCGCTGGGCCTCGGCCCAGTATTCGAGCTGCTTCTGCTTGTCGCCTTCCACGCGCGCCGCCTCGATCTCCGCATCGGCAACCGCGCAATGGGAGAAGTTGGTGATCGCCGTCGGTGTGCCGACGATCGACGGGGAGTAGAAGAACTGCGTCAGGTAGACGTCCGCGACGGGGAAGCGGGCGGCCGCGTAATGGGTCACCTGGCTCATGTCCTTGCGGATCTGCTCGTGGAACGTCGCGTGCTCGACGGTCTCGATCTCCAGGTTGATGTTCGCCTCGCGCAGCAGCGCCTGGATCGCCTCCATGGTGGTCAGCATGCCCGGCAGCGTGGTGTGGATCGCCTTGATGGTCACGCCGTCCGGATGGCCGGCCTCGGCGAGCAGGGCCTTGGCCTTCTCCACCGAATGCTCGTAGGTCGGCACGTCGGCGGTGTAGCCGAGATGGCCTTCGGGCACCGGCGAGATCGCCGCAAGCGTGACGTCCGGGCCCTTGAACTGGACCATGGCGTCGCGGTTGATCGCATGGGCGACGGCCTGGCGCACGCGCAGATCATCGAGCGGCGGCATCGTCATGTTGAGGTGGATGACCGACATCTCGCCCGGCTTCATCACCGACACGACCGTGCCCGGCACCTGCTTGATGCGCTCGACCCAGGTCTGCTCCTGCTTGCCGTAGATCATGTCGACTTCGCCGGCCTGGAAGGCAAGATCACGCGAGGAATCGGACGGGATGTAACGGTAGAAGATCTCCTTGATCTTCGGCTCGCCGCGGAAATAGTCCGGATTGGCGACCAGCTTCACGTATTGCTGCGGCTGGTACTCGGCGAACATGAAGGGGCCGGTGCCGATGGGGGTGCGCTGATACTCGTCGCCGAGCGCCTCGACCGCGTCCTTGCAGACGATGTTGCCGCCATGATACGGCACCAGGAGGCCGAGCAGGCTCGGGATCTTGTTCTTGAGCTTGATGGTGACTTCCAGCGGACCGGTCGCCTCGACGCTGTCGAAGGCCGTGTAGTCCTTGGCGAAGGCGGAGATGTCCGTATTGGCCGAGCGCTTCAGCGAATAGACCACGTCCTCCGCGTCGATCTTGCCGTAGTCGCCGTGGCACTCCACGTCGTCGCGCAAGGAAAAGACCCAGGTCAGGCCGTCATCGGAGGTGGTCCAGCTGCTGGCGATGTCCGGCTCGATGAATTCCGGGCTCGCCTCGCCCGGCTTGATCCGCACCAGACCGTTGAACATCCAGTGAAGGAGGCCCTTGTCGGGGGTGGAGGTCGCCACATGCGGGTCGAGCTTGCCCGCATCCGCGCTCGCCATACCCACATTCAGGGTCGTTCCGGCGGCATAGGCCTGTCCTGTCGCCAGCAAGGCTGCAAGTGCAATTCCCAGTCCGGTTTTCATGGTCCTGTCCTCTGGTCGATGTTTTGTTTTGTATTTTTTTGTCTATGGGGCCCTTTTGTTGTTCACGCTGCTCCTCACAGCGTGTCTTCAAGCCGGCAGTTTACCAGCATTTCCGCCATGGCTGCCGTGTTCGGCAGGGCCAGCGCCAGGGCGGTAATTTCGGCGAAATCGTCGGGATGGATCATCTCCTCCCGCGAGATCTTGGTGACCCCGTCGGTCAGATCCGTTGCGACGAAACTCGGGCAGACGGCGGTGGCGCGAACGCCGTGGTCCCAGCCGATGCGGCGGGTGCCGTGGGTGAGCGCCATGAGGGCGTGCTTGGTCATGTTATAGGCAACGTTCTCGTTGCGCACGCGCTTGCCCGACAGCGAGGCGACATTGATCACCCGGCCGCTGCCGGCGGCCTTCAGATGCGGCAGGCAGGCCCGCGTCAGGAACAGCGGGCCCTTGACGTTGATGGTCCACAGCGCGTCGAGGTCTTCCTCCTCGCCGCTTTCGATGGAGAAGGTGTTGGAGGTGCCGGCATTGTTGACGAGCCCGTCGAGCCGGCCGAAGCGGGCGAGCGTCGCCGCCAGCCATTCGCCATGGGTGGCGCGCTCGCCGGCATCGTAGCGGGCGCACAGGAACCGGTCGCCCGGCGCATCGCCCAGGAGCCCGGCGAGCGCATCCGGGTTCCGCGCGCCGGCGCTGACGCTGTAGCCCTTGTCGAGAAGCTTGCGGGTGATCGCCAGCCCGATGCCCCGGCTGGCGCCGGACACCATGACCACGCGGCCTTCGGGATTGAGCATGGGCTGGTCTCCTCTATCCGTGCAGGGTGAGCGGCGCGTCGGGGCCGGTTTGCGCGGCAAAGCGGCCATAGCGGAAGGCGGACACGTCGGGGCCCGGATCGCGCCCGAGCGCGATGCGGCCGGCGATGGCGCCGGTGACCGGGCCGATGCCGAAGCCGTGGCCGGAAAAGCCCGCCGCCACGACCGCATTGTCGAGGCCGGGCAGCCGGTCGATCACCGGGAGCGCATCCGGCGTCAGGTCGAGCGCGCCGGCCCAGCACTCGGCCAGCTCCACCTCGGCAAAGCCCGGCAGCACCTCGGCGACCTTGGCGATGGTTTCGCCAAGGGCCTGCATGCGCGGGCGGATGGTGGGGCGCCCGCCGGCCTCGACGATCTCGCCGGACCAGTCCTCCATGCCGCTGGTGACGCGCATGCGCCCGTCGTTCTCCTGGCGCGCCGCCATGTTGGCATTGGCGACGCCGAGGACGGGCATGAGCAGGGGCGGGCAGGGGGTGCTGCGCAGCACGGTGACCATCGGCCGGCGCAAGGGGATGCCGTGGCCGAGCGGGGCGAGCAGCTCGTTGACGAGGAAGCCGGCGGCGATCAGCACCGTGCCGGGGCTCAGGGTGCGGCGGTCGGTGACGACGCGAACGATGCGCCCGCCCTCCGCCTCCAGCCGCAGCACGCGCTCGCCGAAGGCAAGGCGCGCACCAAGGCTCTCGGCACGGTTCGCATAGGCCGTGACGGTCGCAAGCGGGTCGGCATGGCCGTCCGAGGGACAGAAGGAGGCGGCAAGAACCCGGTCCGACAGGGCCGGGGCGATCTCGCGCACGCTGGAAAGATCCGGCAGGAAGGCGAGCTGCAGGCCGGCCCGGGTCTGGTCTGCGACGAGGGCGCGGATCGTGGCGACTTCCGCATCCGTGCGGGCGAGGCGCAGGTTGCCGGAGCGGCGATAGCCGGTCGGCGCGCCGAGATGTTCGTGAAGATCCTGCCAGAGCTCGACGGCGGCGAGTGCCAGCGGCAGCTCCGCCGGATGGCGGCCCGACTGGCGCACGCCGGCCAGCGTCCAGCCCGAGGCCATGGCGGCGGGGCCGTAAGCGTCGATCACCTCCACACTCCCGCCCGCCCCGGCGATTTCGAGCGCTGCCGCGGTGCCGGTGATACCGGCGCCGATGACGAGCACGTCGGGCGTGGCGAGGGCGGGATGGTTCATGCGGCCGCCTTCGATTTTCTGCCGAAACGGGTGTAGGCGAAGGGCTTCATGTCGACCAGCGGCGTGTCGCCCTCGATCTGCTGGACCACCAGGCGGGCGACGCCGGGGCCGATGCCGAAGCCGTGGCCGGACAGGCCCGTGGCGACGACGAGGCCCGACCAGCCGGCCGGCTCGTCGACGACGGGGATCTCGTCTGGCATGACGTCGATCAACCCGCCCCAGCTATGGGCGATCTCGACCCCGTCGAGGCGCGGATGCAGCGCCTTGGCGCCGGCCAGCACATTGGCGAGCAGGCGCGGATCGGGCACCGGATCCATCACCCGCACCTGTTCGAACGGGGTAACCTCGTCGGCCTGCCAGCGATGGCGGCCGAGCGGGCCGAAGAAATCGCCGCTGAGGCGGATCTTCATCATCTGCCAGCGGTCGGCCAGCACGGGCAGGAAGTCGAGGAAATGGCGGAAGGCGGCCGGCACCAGCTGGAACTCCGCCGCGCCCGAGCGGGCGATGGTGTAGCCGCCGTCGGCGCGCCGGCGCAGCGAAGCCTTCGTGGCGCCGACCGCGCCGGCGACAACCTCCGGCCCCGGCGTCGTGCGCAGGACCGAGGACTTCACCGCCAGCTGCGGCAGCGACAGGCCGAGATTTTCCAGGAAGGTGCGCGACCACACGCCGCCGGCCAGAACCACGCTCTGGCAGGCGATCTCGCCATGCTCGGTGACGACGGAGCGCACCTTGCCGCCGGCCCGCTCGATCATGCGGACCGCGCAGCCCTCGATGATCGTGGCGCCGAGGCGCGCGGCATGGCGCGCCATCGCCGGGACGGCGAGGGAGGGCTCGGCGGTGGCATCGGACGGGGTGTGCAGGGCGCCGGCGAACTGGCGGTCGTTGCGCTTGAGAAGGTCGTCGGTCTCCTGCGGGCCGAGGAGCACGGACCCGTGGTTGAAATCGGCGTTCTCGCGCAGCCAGGTCCGATGCTTTTCCAGCTCCGTCTCGTCGGCGGCGAGATAGGTGGTGCCGCGAATGCCGTAGCCGATGTCCTCGCCGAGGCGCGGGGCAAGGTCGCGCCAGATGGCGGCGCTCTCGATCATCAGCTGGAGTTCGCGGTTGTCGCGGCCGGCCTTGCGGATCCAGCCCCAGTTGCGCGAGGACTGTTCGCCGGCGATGCGGCCCTTCTCGCACAGGACGACGGGAATGCCTTTTTCGGCGAGGAAGAGGGCGGTGCAGACACCGACGATGCCTCCGCCGATGACCACGACCTGTGTGCTTGCCGGAACCTGCCGGTGATCGTCTGCCGCGCTCACGTCGCCCCTCCAGACTGACTGCTGTTGTCAGAGTGCGAAGGCGCCGAGTATAAGGCAAATACCGTTTCCTTTCACGATTATGCGGAATTGTTATGGTCGCTTCGATTTCGCAACGTTCCCTGGAAGCTTTTCGCTGCGTCATGCGCGCGGGAACGGTGTCCGCCGCCGCCGACGAGATGGCGATCTCGCAGCCGGCCGTCAGCCGCTTGATCCGCGATCTGGAGGAGCGGCTGCAGCTGCCGCTGTTCAGCCGAAGGGGCGGGCGCGTCGTCGCCACCCGCGAGGCGCACGAGCTGTGGACGGAGGTGGAGCGCAGCTTCGTCGGCCTGGGTCAGATCGAGCGCGCCGCGACCCAGATCCGCCAGGGGTACCGGGCGACGCTGACCATCGCCGCGGCCCCGGCCATCGCCCAGTCGGCGCTGCCCGGCGTGATCGCGATGCTGTCGCAGGAGCGGCCCGAGTTCCGCGCCGAGTTCCTGTCGATGACGACGCTGCCGGTGGTGCGGCAGGTGGCGCTGCGCCAGTGCCAGGTGGGCTTCGGCATCCCCACGCGCCACAAGCACGAGGTGGACGTGGTGGGCAGCGGCTCGGTGCCGTTCCGCTTCATCGGCCCGCCGGGCCATCCGCTGGGGACACGCGACATCGTGCGCGAGGAGGACCTTGCCGGCGTCGACTTCGTCGGCTTCGTGGATTCCACCATGTCCGGCCGGGCCTTCGACCGGGTCTTCGCCAAGATGCGCCGGCCGCCGGTGCAGAAGATGAAATCCTACCTCTCGCACATCGTCTCGGCGCTGGTGATGCGGGGGCTGGGCGTCGGCATCGTCGATGCCTTCACCGCGCGCGACCACATGCGCATGGGCGGGGTGATGCGCCCGGTCGAGATCCCCGACCGGTTCGAATATTCGATCATCAAGCCGCATGGCGACAAGCTGAGCCCGGAGGCACTGGCGCTGGTCGACGGGTTCGAGCGCTACGTCCGTGGTTATCAGGACGACTGACGCGGCTGAGGCCGCGTCATCAACATGACTGACGCCAGAAACGAAAACGGCCGCACCCTGAGGGCGCGACCGTCTCCAATCCGGTCTTGGGAGAGACCGGTTTATTGCGGGATGCTTATTTCATGCCGAGCTGGACGCGCAGCGTCTCGGCCAGCTCCTTGATCGTCGCGTCGGCGTCGGCGCCTTCCGTCACTTCCACCAGGGCGGCGGCGATCAGGTCGGTGACCGCGACACCCTCGGCGCCCGGATAGGCGTACCAGGGGCCGGCATGGCGGGCGATCTGGGAGTGGGCGACCAGGGCGTTCGGGTCCTTCTCGTAGAAGGCGCCGAGATACTCCTTGTCCTCGACCACGATGGAGTTGGCCGGAGCATAGCCGGTGTTCTCCACGATGATCTTCTGGCCCTCAGGGCCGGTGACGAAGGAAATGTACTCCCACGCCGCCTTCTGCTTGGCCTCGTCCTTGGTCAGCATGACGATGCCCGAGCCGCCGGTCGGGAAGTAGACGGAGGCCTCGTCGTCGGTGCCCAGCGGCAGCGGCTTGACGGTGACCTTGAACGCATCGCCCGCGCCCTGCTCGAAGCGGGTCTGCAGCGAGGAGCTCTCGAACATGATGCCGAGCGTGCCGGCCGGCAGGGCCTGGCGGGCGTCGCTGTCGGCGTAGGACTTCATGCCCGCTTCCTTGGCGAAGCGCTGGTAGAGGCGCGCGGCCTCGATGCCCGCTTCGCTGTCGAAGGTGATGTCGGTCTCGTCCTCGTTCATCGGACGCCCGCCATAGGCACCGAGCAGCGACTGGTAGCGCCAGTCGTGACGGTCGATCCACACACCGTCGATCGTGTCGCTGAGCGCGTTGATCTTGGCGGCGAGCTCGATCACCCCGTCGAAGGTGGTCGGGAAGTTGTCCATGGACCCGCCGGCCTGCTCGACGAGCTTCGGGTTCACATACATGACCAGCGTCGAGGCGGAGGTCGCCAGCGCATGCTGCTGGCCCTTGAAGCTGCCGAGCGACAGCAGCGCCGGGGTGTAGCCCTGCTCGGCCGGGTTGTCGCCGAGGAAGCCGTCGAGCGGCTGGGTCAGGCCGCGATCCTGCAGGATGCGCCAGCGGTTGAGGCCGACATAGGCGACGTCCGGCGCGGTGCCGGCGACGGCCTCGCGCAGCAGGCGCTGCACGCCTTCCGGATAGCCCTCGGCCGGGCCGTCCAGGGTGACCTTGATCTCGGGATGCTTGGCCATGAAGGCGTCGGCTAGCGCCT belongs to Stappia indica and includes:
- a CDS encoding ABC transporter permease, with protein sequence MTYYRLALATVLSGLFNAFNANKTSWVGLAVFLIVALLAILAPVIAPYDPLQQNILYRLKPPSEAHWFGTDYYGRDTLSRILWGARISLTIGLLAIGSAMIIGTLIGMVAGYFGGRTDLLTMQVMDVLLAFPSLILGLIVVAMLGPSVANLVIAIALTAIPPFARIARAPTIAVKNREFIEAGHALGYSHMRLMFRHILPNIAPEVLVMGSLWLATAIRVEASLAFIGLGVNPPTATWGGMIREGFENILDSFWLALFPSLAILVVVFSLNLLGDGLRDAVDPRLKGEQ
- a CDS encoding ABC transporter permease, yielding MTAFVLKRLGFAAITLFAVLTIVFFIVRVLPGDPALAILGDQASQSALEALRIRLGLDVPLYQQYFVFLGGVVVGDWGVSMVSGRPVIEEILKVLPATIELTVASLILGIVVGVPIGVWSAVRRNKLPDYLARIGSLLGLSFPAFVSAVLLLLFFSIHLRWFPVISSGQGSGLADRARDLALPAINLGLIMAAYITRVTRSAMLEVLNQDYVRTARAKGLAFAIIVWRHCLRNALIPVVTVVGLYLGILIGNSVLTEIVFNRPGLGKLIVGALNQRDYTMLQGMMVIYTLIVVLVNLITDLTYGLIDPRIKYS
- a CDS encoding ABC transporter substrate-binding protein; translated protein: MKTGLGIALAALLATGQAYAAGTTLNVGMASADAGKLDPHVATSTPDKGLLHWMFNGLVRIKPGEASPEFIEPDIASSWTTSDDGLTWVFSLRDDVECHGDYGKIDAEDVVYSLKRSANTDISAFAKDYTAFDSVEATGPLEVTIKLKNKIPSLLGLLVPYHGGNIVCKDAVEALGDEYQRTPIGTGPFMFAEYQPQQYVKLVANPDYFRGEPKIKEIFYRYIPSDSSRDLAFQAGEVDMIYGKQEQTWVERIKQVPGTVVSVMKPGEMSVIHLNMTMPPLDDLRVRQAVAHAINRDAMVQFKGPDVTLAAISPVPEGHLGYTADVPTYEHSVEKAKALLAEAGHPDGVTIKAIHTTLPGMLTTMEAIQALLREANINLEIETVEHATFHEQIRKDMSQVTHYAAARFPVADVYLTQFFYSPSIVGTPTAITNFSHCAVADAEIEAARVEGDKQKQLEYWAEAQRKIMAEVCAVPIVQSMQLWAWKDTLDLGVEVNGSLNLSPPVTEAASFSQ
- a CDS encoding SDR family NAD(P)-dependent oxidoreductase, encoding MLNPEGRVVMVSGASRGIGLAITRKLLDKGYSVSAGARNPDALAGLLGDAPGDRFLCARYDAGERATHGEWLAATLARFGRLDGLVNNAGTSNTFSIESGEEEDLDALWTINVKGPLFLTRACLPHLKAAGSGRVINVASLSGKRVRNENVAYNMTKHALMALTHGTRRIGWDHGVRATAVCPSFVATDLTDGVTKISREEMIHPDDFAEITALALALPNTAAMAEMLVNCRLEDTL
- a CDS encoding NAD(P)/FAD-dependent oxidoreductase, with protein sequence MNHPALATPDVLVIGAGITGTAAALEIAGAGGSVEVIDAYGPAAMASGWTLAGVRQSGRHPAELPLALAAVELWQDLHEHLGAPTGYRRSGNLRLARTDAEVATIRALVADQTRAGLQLAFLPDLSSVREIAPALSDRVLAASFCPSDGHADPLATVTAYANRAESLGARLAFGERVLRLEAEGGRIVRVVTDRRTLSPGTVLIAAGFLVNELLAPLGHGIPLRRPMVTVLRSTPCPPLLMPVLGVANANMAARQENDGRMRVTSGMEDWSGEIVEAGGRPTIRPRMQALGETIAKVAEVLPGFAEVELAECWAGALDLTPDALPVIDRLPGLDNAVVAAGFSGHGFGIGPVTGAIAGRIALGRDPGPDVSAFRYGRFAAQTGPDAPLTLHG
- a CDS encoding NAD(P)/FAD-dependent oxidoreductase is translated as MSAADDHRQVPASTQVVVIGGGIVGVCTALFLAEKGIPVVLCEKGRIAGEQSSRNWGWIRKAGRDNRELQLMIESAAIWRDLAPRLGEDIGYGIRGTTYLAADETELEKHRTWLRENADFNHGSVLLGPQETDDLLKRNDRQFAGALHTPSDATAEPSLAVPAMARHAARLGATIIEGCAVRMIERAGGKVRSVVTEHGEIACQSVVLAGGVWSRTFLENLGLSLPQLAVKSSVLRTTPGPEVVAGAVGATKASLRRRADGGYTIARSGAAEFQLVPAAFRHFLDFLPVLADRWQMMKIRLSGDFFGPLGRHRWQADEVTPFEQVRVMDPVPDPRLLANVLAGAKALHPRLDGVEIAHSWGGLIDVMPDEIPVVDEPAGWSGLVVATGLSGHGFGIGPGVARLVVQQIEGDTPLVDMKPFAYTRFGRKSKAAA
- a CDS encoding LysR family transcriptional regulator, which encodes MVASISQRSLEAFRCVMRAGTVSAAADEMAISQPAVSRLIRDLEERLQLPLFSRRGGRVVATREAHELWTEVERSFVGLGQIERAATQIRQGYRATLTIAAAPAIAQSALPGVIAMLSQERPEFRAEFLSMTTLPVVRQVALRQCQVGFGIPTRHKHEVDVVGSGSVPFRFIGPPGHPLGTRDIVREEDLAGVDFVGFVDSTMSGRAFDRVFAKMRRPPVQKMKSYLSHIVSALVMRGLGVGIVDAFTARDHMRMGGVMRPVEIPDRFEYSIIKPHGDKLSPEALALVDGFERYVRGYQDD
- a CDS encoding ABC transporter substrate-binding protein, with the protein product MRRALFAAAFALVASSATAQETEIRVHYAIPTIWADTQKALADAFMAKHPEIKVTLDGPAEGYPEGVQRLLREAVAGTAPDVAYVGLNRWRILQDRGLTQPLDGFLGDNPAEQGYTPALLSLGSFKGQQHALATSASTLVMYVNPKLVEQAGGSMDNFPTTFDGVIELAAKINALSDTIDGVWIDRHDWRYQSLLGAYGGRPMNEDETDITFDSEAGIEAARLYQRFAKEAGMKSYADSDARQALPAGTLGIMFESSSLQTRFEQGAGDAFKVTVKPLPLGTDDEASVYFPTGGSGIVMLTKDEAKQKAAWEYISFVTGPEGQKIIVENTGYAPANSIVVEDKEYLGAFYEKDPNALVAHSQIARHAGPWYAYPGAEGVAVTDLIAAALVEVTEGADADATIKELAETLRVQLGMK